Genomic segment of Chelmon rostratus isolate fCheRos1 chromosome 2, fCheRos1.pri, whole genome shotgun sequence:
CACACTGTCATCGGGTTGATTTGGTTTATATGTGTGGCTCCAGATATTACAGATCTATTTGTGACTCTAGCAAAGGAGTCCCACAGCTTCTTCCATGAGTCTGTGTTCTGCCTGCGCCAGAATGTGTTTAAAGACCCGATCCTGACACACAAAAGACAAGTCTTTGATATAATCTActtctcctgtgtgtttctgactcTGGTCTTCACCTATCTGAGGATCCTGTTTGCAGCTCGGGCCCTCTCCACAGAGAAGACGTCAGCCCAGAGAGCCAGAAACACCATCCTGCTCCACGGGGCCCAGCTGGCCATGTGCATGCTATCCTACATCTCCCCGAGTGTGGGGATCATTCTGCATCTAATCTTCCCCAGCCGAATCCTAGAAATCAGATTTGCAAACTACCTAATTGTCTACATCCTGCCTCGGTTCCTGAGCCCAGTAATCTACGGTGTCAGAGACAAAAAGTTCAGGAAGTACCTCAAGATGCACCATCTCAGCAACAGTTGCAGGGCCAAACTGCCGACAGTGGCCCCCCTGGACAAAAATGACATGTAAGACATTACATGCAAGAGGCAGTGGTGGCCTAAAGGCTAGACAAGCAGTTCAATCCCCAGACCGGCAAGATAAATGTGATCAGGGCGCGTACAAAAAAGAGGACTCCTCTGGATAAACAAAGCTTAAAAAAGAAGGTTTAAATAAAGCTCTTCACTCCTTGATGAAGCAAaccttttgatttttaatgttaaatgcaGAATGTAAAGTGAGCCGTCAGCCGAAACAGAGCGCAACACACAAAATCATGTTATTTCATCTAACTGAGTCTGTAGATGACAGAAATTAAACTGTAAGATTTGCActcaacagatttttttgtgtgtgaccaTGATTGTGAGCAGGACTTGCTACAGACCATAAATCAGcctgtcagtgctctctggtggacaaactatgtaacaGTGACACATTTTTGGACTTCAATTTTTTGTTACGAATTGACGGACAATTAATTCCAATATATCTGCGATTGGGGATGCACTGATGCAATGCTGATAACGGATATCAGTCCCGTATTGACTCAGTTAGCTGGATCAGGTATCGAGACAATGGGGTCGAACTGCTCAGTTCAATTCTAAGTTTACAACTACGAGTCTATTTCCACTAAATGTTTCCATGAATTTAGATTCCTGtttattttggatgttttgcttttgttgctttttttgttattcaCACATCTTGTGTGAATTGTGATTTGATTTATTAACTTTCCTTGCTATAATTTGTGactgtgatttgatttttttttcctttttgttctcatttgatGCATTCGTATTGTTTTATACTGGAATTTTAATTCCAAACCTAACTGATTGTTGCTTgttaaatgtttacattttgaatgaaaTCCTGTTaattttgaagattttttttaccAAGTTACTGGTGcatgattatttattattttaagaaTAACAATTCAGTTCATTTCTAACTATGTTTCAGTGAagcctgttgttgttttacacaTAAAAGAATAATCCCAGTCTCTTCCACACTCTTCCCACAAAAAAGAGGATTGGTGCATCCCTATCTGCAATCAGTCAAGCCGATATGACGACTAGCCGATATGTCGACTTGACTGATTTATCGCTTTGCTGTAGTTGTGGTACTTTGTAATAATTGTCAATACGATGCCTGGAATCTAAATCCAGTGTGTGAGACCACAGATATCATACAGTGTGGCTCTGGAAGCAGCATACACTGTCTATCAGTCAATCACTGGAGGTTAACTTGGTTCAGCAAAACTATTAAATGCATATTAATAAATTATCAACTGTAAAATAATCTCCCAATCTATGTCATTTACTACAGGACACACAAGAGACATTATAATGTAAATACATCATGCttaaacaaatgtgtttattttgttgttgtatttgtaatTGTGGATTAGATTTCCGGTCTTTTTTATGTGGTGGAGTGCGCCCATCTACCCCCTCACAGCAGTTGGATATTTTAACTAACTTCATGTACATGACTGAAACTCAATTTCTAGACAAATCAGAACTGTTAGATTTCATAAATacaatttgaaattaaaatcaaattctGAGTGAACCTAACAATCATGGCATGTTGGCCGTTtgtcaaactcaaacacaaaacaaatcctTAAACTAATGTTCATATAAATGAACGTGTCATTCTACTGCTTATCCTCCTCACTGCCTGGACGCAAATTCACCTAAAGCTTATTACAAGGATCCACCACATAACCTGTGACATCATGACCCTCACCCTATCCCTATGGTAACCTGATCAATATAAACAAACCCCCATACAAATCCTTATATATGAGACAACAGGCAGCTGAGGGAGGTCGCTGACACTGTCAGTGACTGAAAAGGTGAGCAGGGTGTCTGTCGTCAGTTTACTGTCTGTCATTATTGTTTCAGGATTATTACTGCGGCAGTTTTCACGGCTTTAGGACACAGCTGATACGGATGATAAAATTAAAATCCACAtgtttctttcctctgtgttaatgaaatttgttttttgaatggTTCTATGTTGGACACTTGTCTAAAGttttctgaatgtgtgaatatgATTTAGATTTGAGTGTAGAATTTATGAGTCTGATGCCTGAACACTCAAATTATGTCAATATAATGTCAAacaataagattttttttttctcgtctAACGCAGTTGTCATTTTCATTACAGACTACAAAGTGAATATTCATGAGCCGCTGAATAAAGTAAGTCTTAAAGTTTGtataagatagatagatagatatactttattcatcccaagctgggaaattgcagtaaGATTAATAAGTATTAACATATATTTGTACTGTAAAACAGTTGTGTAAAAGAAATTGTATTACAGTATTTccaa
This window contains:
- the LOC121612116 gene encoding odorant receptor 131-2-like, with amino-acid sequence MLVRDTFTTAVVKNLIVVLVWLVLSYINGTLVATFFRHQTFYEDPRYILFIHMVINDAIQLTVTITLFVLSYIFYKINVSLCCFFVLVAVFTTRNTPVNLACMAIERYIAICKPLHHPQICTVRRTHTVIGLIWFICVAPDITDLFVTLAKESHSFFHESVFCLRQNVFKDPILTHKRQVFDIIYFSCVFLTLVFTYLRILFAARALSTEKTSAQRARNTILLHGAQLAMCMLSYISPSVGIILHLIFPSRILEIRFANYLIVYILPRFLSPVIYGVRDKKFRKYLKMHHLSNSCRAKLPTVAPLDKNDM